A stretch of Flavobacterium sp. N2270 DNA encodes these proteins:
- a CDS encoding DUF2752 domain-containing protein yields MLIIPFLIYYNDSSNLENEQSFCPFKMATGFPCPGCGITKSMVFFYDGNIYKSLYYHLFGPFVVIVCFFLLVKFSIEFFKNKELFTISYQNKKNMAYIIAAILILYHFVRLIYFVSTNEYADILKESIWM; encoded by the coding sequence GTGCTGATTATTCCTTTTTTAATTTATTATAATGATTCAAGTAATTTAGAAAACGAACAGTCTTTTTGCCCTTTTAAAATGGCTACTGGCTTTCCTTGTCCTGGTTGTGGAATTACAAAATCTATGGTCTTTTTTTATGATGGTAATATTTATAAAAGTTTATATTATCATTTGTTTGGACCTTTTGTAGTTATAGTTTGTTTTTTTTTATTGGTAAAATTTTCAATCGAATTTTTCAAGAACAAAGAACTTTTTACTATTTCTTATCAAAACAAAAAAAATATGGCTTACATTATTGCAGCCATACTTATTTTATATCATTTTGTTAGATTGATTTATTTTGTTTCAACAAATGAATATGCTGATATTTTAAAAGAATCGATTTGGATGTAA
- a CDS encoding DUF4234 domain-containing protein produces MEMTKPSEDWNRPQNNIPYFKVDPLVVLILGIITCGLYLIYWNLKMAEVLNAVNEKEVISPTIAIVTGCCGLSMFFYWLVGRDGLPKVYQLTGQPNKDDSMMLLILGFFFPMITAMIVQSEVNKLYN; encoded by the coding sequence ATGGAAATGACAAAACCTAGTGAAGATTGGAACAGGCCTCAAAATAACATTCCTTATTTTAAAGTAGATCCGCTAGTTGTGTTAATACTTGGAATAATTACTTGTGGACTGTATTTAATTTATTGGAACCTTAAAATGGCTGAAGTTTTAAATGCGGTTAATGAGAAAGAAGTTATTTCACCAACTATTGCAATTGTAACAGGTTGTTGTGGTTTAAGTATGTTTTTTTATTGGCTTGTAGGTAGAGACGGACTTCCAAAAGTATATCAATTAACAGGTCAGCCAAATAAGGATGATTCTATGATGCTTTTAATTTTAGGATTCTTTTTTCCTATGATTACAGCTATGATTGTTCAATCGGAAGTTAATAAATTATACAATTAA
- a CDS encoding lysophospholipid acyltransferase family protein: MGLVTAKEVAKAINTDKYGIFGTFSGWLLMKVLKISTLNKIYNRNKHLKDIEFLNAILDEFQIKFEIPEEDLKRLPKDGAYITVSNHPLGGIDGILLLKLMLEQEPDFKIIANFLLHRIEPMKPYIMPVNPFENHKDAKSSVVGIKETLRHLSDGKPLGMFPAGEVSTYKDGKLVVDKPWEEGAIKIIKKAKVPVVPIYFHAKNSKLFYFLSNLNETLRTAKLPSELLTQKDRVIKVRIGKPISVNEQNEIENITEYGDFLRKKTYMLSNAYEEESKFRTFSLLKTTKTPKQIAKSANHENILEEVALLKETDCRLLQSKNYEVYLVTADKIPNILHEIGRLREITFREVGEGTNESLDLDKFDKYYHHMFLWDEDAQQIAGAYRMGLGSHIYASHGINGFYLQELFRFEPELFDMMSKSIEMGRAFIISEYQQKPMPLFLLWKGIVHTTLRYPEHKFLIGGVSISNQFSEFSKSLMIEFMKSHYYDPYIAQYVHPKKEFKVQLKDADKDFVFNETESDLNKFDKIIDEVEPGNLRLPVLIKKYIKQNARVVAFNVDPLFNNAVDGLMYIKISDIPESTMKPVMEEFQAELEKKDKG, encoded by the coding sequence ATGGGATTAGTTACTGCCAAAGAAGTAGCAAAAGCTATAAATACAGATAAATATGGGATTTTTGGAACTTTTTCGGGTTGGCTACTGATGAAGGTTTTAAAGATTTCTACTCTTAATAAAATATACAATAGAAATAAGCATTTAAAAGACATTGAGTTTTTAAATGCTATACTTGATGAGTTTCAAATAAAATTTGAAATTCCAGAAGAGGATTTAAAAAGATTGCCTAAAGACGGAGCATACATTACCGTTTCAAATCATCCGCTAGGTGGTATTGATGGTATTTTGCTTTTAAAATTAATGTTAGAACAAGAGCCTGATTTTAAAATCATTGCCAATTTCTTATTACATAGAATAGAGCCTATGAAGCCCTACATTATGCCCGTAAATCCTTTTGAAAATCATAAGGACGCAAAATCTAGCGTTGTAGGAATTAAAGAAACACTAAGACATTTAAGCGACGGAAAACCATTAGGAATGTTTCCTGCTGGAGAAGTTTCTACCTATAAAGACGGAAAGTTAGTAGTTGACAAACCGTGGGAAGAAGGCGCAATTAAAATCATTAAAAAAGCAAAAGTACCAGTTGTTCCAATTTATTTTCATGCAAAAAACAGTAAACTTTTTTACTTTTTATCCAATTTGAATGAAACTTTAAGAACAGCTAAATTACCTAGTGAATTACTCACACAAAAAGACAGAGTAATTAAAGTTCGAATAGGAAAGCCTATATCGGTAAATGAACAAAACGAAATAGAAAATATTACTGAATATGGCGATTTTCTTCGTAAAAAAACCTACATGCTTTCAAATGCATATGAAGAAGAGTCAAAATTTAGAACTTTTTCGTTATTAAAAACAACTAAGACTCCAAAGCAAATTGCAAAATCTGCTAATCATGAAAATATTTTAGAAGAAGTTGCATTACTTAAAGAAACGGATTGTCGCTTATTACAAAGTAAAAACTATGAAGTGTACTTAGTTACTGCAGATAAAATTCCAAATATTTTACACGAGATTGGGCGTTTACGCGAAATTACGTTTAGAGAAGTTGGAGAAGGTACTAATGAATCTTTAGACTTAGATAAATTTGACAAATATTACCATCACATGTTTTTATGGGATGAAGATGCGCAGCAAATAGCTGGAGCTTATAGAATGGGACTTGGTTCTCATATATATGCATCTCATGGAATTAACGGGTTTTATTTACAAGAATTGTTTAGGTTTGAGCCTGAACTTTTTGACATGATGAGCAAATCTATTGAAATGGGGAGAGCTTTTATCATTAGTGAATACCAACAAAAACCAATGCCATTATTCCTCTTATGGAAAGGTATTGTTCATACCACATTGCGTTACCCAGAACATAAATTTTTAATTGGCGGTGTAAGCATTAGTAATCAGTTTTCTGAGTTTTCAAAATCACTTATGATTGAATTTATGAAATCTCATTATTACGACCCTTATATAGCGCAATATGTTCATCCTAAAAAAGAGTTTAAAGTTCAATTAAAAGATGCGGATAAAGATTTCGTATTCAATGAAACTGAATCTGACTTAAATAAATTTGATAAAATAATTGATGAAGTTGAACCTGGAAACCTAAGACTTCCTGTTTTAATTAAAAAGTATATTAAGCAAAATGCAAGAGTTGTTGCTTTTAATGTAGATCCTTTATTTAATAATGCCGTAGATGGATTAATGTATATTAAAATATCTGACATCCCAGAAAGCACCATGAAACCTGTTATGGAAGAATTTCAGGCTGAATTAGAGAAAAAAGATAAAGGATAG